In Cercospora beticola chromosome 3, complete sequence, the following proteins share a genomic window:
- a CDS encoding uncharacterized protein (antiSMASH:Cluster_7), which produces MVHPLEDWVPLVALHIPMPSNFSQLHLHLSSNAHNISSPSSRINAMTNKGSGNAATGASSAQDALSLHDLDQQKPPLLRLPRELRDQILGYLFAHSPPRPILGCRLPVTMHTCQQLREETAQLYYPKKTWICLSHDLDRLATAFDPQHKQYLYAVSYAFYMFKVATPQDAILQADHLDKRHGLEKGTIWVRCLKQNGGMRSYNALGTAVD; this is translated from the exons ATGGTACATCCTCTGGAAGACTGGGTACCTTTAGTTGCGCTGCACATTCCCATGCCCAG CAACTTCTCGCAGCTTCACCTCCACTTGAGCTCCAACGCACACAATATTTCGAGTCCTTCGTCCCGCATCAATGCAATGACGAACAAAGGCAGCGGAAATG cagcgacaggagCATCATCAGCTCAAGATGCGCTGAGCCTGCACGACCTTGACCAGCAAAAGCCGCCCCTACTGCGCTTACCACGCGAGCTTCGCGACCAGATCCTCGGATACCTCTTCGCCCACTCGCCACCAAGACCTATCCTCGGCTGCAGGCTACCCGTCACGATGCATACGTGCCAGCAATTGCGCGAGGAAACAGCACAGCTCTACTACCCCAAAAAGACGTGGATCTGCTTGTCACACGACCTGGATCGTCTCGCTACTGCGTTCGACCCTCAGCACAAGCAGTATCTTTACGCTGTCAGCTACGCTTTCTACATGTTCAAAGTCGCCACGCCGCAGGACGCAATACTGCAAGCCGATCACCTGGACAAGCGACATGGACTGGAAAAGGGTACCATTTGGGTCCGTTGCTTGAAGCAGAATGGGGGCATGCGCTCATACAACGCGCTTGGAACTGCAGTCGACTAG